One Georgenia wutianyii DNA segment encodes these proteins:
- the def gene encoding peptide deformylase: MAMRDIRVVGDPVLRTPCEPITDIDDRVKALVEDLLETVDHEGRAGLAANQIGVSLRAFSWNIEDEIGYVLNPRIVEVSEEEYQDGDEGCLSVPGLWFPTERAWYARVEGIDLDGKPVVVEGEELMARCLQHEVDHLDGMLYIDRLDKSQRKKAMRAIREML; this comes from the coding sequence ATGGCTATGCGAGACATCCGCGTCGTGGGGGACCCGGTCCTGCGCACCCCGTGCGAACCGATCACGGACATCGACGACCGCGTCAAGGCGCTCGTCGAGGACCTGCTCGAGACGGTCGACCACGAGGGGCGCGCCGGCCTGGCCGCCAACCAGATCGGTGTCAGCCTGCGGGCGTTCTCGTGGAACATCGAGGACGAGATCGGCTACGTCCTCAACCCCCGGATCGTCGAGGTCTCCGAGGAGGAGTACCAGGACGGTGACGAGGGCTGCCTGTCCGTGCCGGGCCTGTGGTTCCCCACCGAGCGCGCCTGGTACGCCCGCGTCGAGGGCATCGACCTCGACGGCAAGCCCGTCGTCGTCGAGGGCGAGGAGCTCATGGCCCGCTGCCTGCAGCACGAGGTCGACCACCTCGACGGGATGCTCTACATCGACCGCCTGGACAAGAGCCAGCGGAAGAAGGCGATGCGCGCCATCCGGGAGATGCTGTAG
- a CDS encoding dicarboxylate/amino acid:cation symporter, translated as MSTTTSSRRRLRAPSFTVQILLALVLGVLLGWWALSIGQTPEGEPNGLTVALDTIGGAFVSLLRATVPPLVFTAIVASIANLRGVANAARLAGQTLLWFAVTAAASVAIGIGLGLLMKPGINTSVGADAAADPGRTGSWLDFLSGLIPANFLGLQSSVSLERAGDEIAGVSGSLSFNVLQILVMALVVGIAALKVGQKAEPFLSVNRSLLAIIQKVLWWIIRLAPLGTLGLVGRAVATYGWESLAPLGTFAAAVYIGLALVLLVVYPIVLKSNGLSVVRFFRGAWPAIQLGFVSRSSIGTLPVTERVVERNLGVPQSYASFAVPLGATTKMDGCASIYPALAAIFVAQFFGIELAITDYLLIAFVSVVGSAATAGLTGAIVMLTLTLSTLGLPLEGVGLLLAIDPILDMGRTATNVAGQALVPTIVAKREGILDVEQYDSANATDLFTEDVEHADGAPQEVSGRPEAAAAPVRS; from the coding sequence ATGTCCACCACCACCTCCTCCCGACGGCGGCTACGAGCCCCGTCGTTCACCGTCCAGATCCTGCTCGCGCTCGTCCTCGGCGTCCTTCTCGGCTGGTGGGCGCTGTCCATCGGCCAGACGCCCGAGGGGGAGCCCAACGGCCTCACCGTCGCGCTCGACACCATCGGCGGCGCGTTCGTCAGCCTGCTGCGCGCCACGGTCCCGCCCCTCGTCTTCACCGCGATCGTCGCCTCGATCGCCAACCTGCGGGGGGTGGCCAACGCCGCCCGCCTCGCCGGCCAGACCCTGCTGTGGTTCGCCGTGACCGCCGCCGCCTCGGTGGCGATCGGCATCGGCCTCGGGCTCCTCATGAAGCCCGGGATCAACACCTCGGTCGGCGCGGACGCCGCGGCCGACCCGGGCCGCACCGGCAGCTGGCTCGACTTCCTCAGCGGCCTCATCCCGGCCAACTTCCTCGGCCTGCAGAGCTCGGTCTCCCTCGAGCGCGCCGGCGACGAGATCGCCGGGGTGAGCGGGTCGTTGAGCTTCAACGTGCTGCAGATCCTCGTCATGGCGCTCGTCGTGGGGATCGCCGCGCTCAAGGTCGGGCAGAAGGCCGAGCCGTTCCTCTCGGTCAACCGCTCGCTGCTCGCGATCATCCAGAAGGTGCTGTGGTGGATCATCCGCCTCGCCCCGCTCGGCACGCTCGGCCTCGTCGGGCGCGCGGTGGCCACCTACGGCTGGGAGTCCCTCGCCCCGCTCGGCACGTTCGCCGCGGCCGTCTACATCGGCCTGGCGCTCGTGCTGCTCGTCGTCTACCCGATCGTGCTCAAGAGCAACGGGCTGTCGGTGGTGCGGTTCTTCCGCGGCGCGTGGCCGGCGATCCAGCTCGGGTTCGTCTCCCGTTCCTCGATCGGCACCCTGCCGGTCACCGAGCGGGTCGTCGAGCGCAACCTCGGGGTTCCGCAGTCCTACGCCTCCTTCGCGGTCCCGCTCGGGGCGACGACGAAGATGGACGGCTGCGCCTCGATCTACCCGGCGCTCGCGGCGATCTTCGTCGCGCAGTTCTTCGGGATCGAGCTCGCGATCACCGACTACCTGCTCATCGCGTTCGTCTCGGTCGTCGGCTCCGCGGCGACGGCCGGCCTCACCGGCGCGATCGTCATGCTCACCCTCACCCTGTCGACCCTCGGCCTGCCGCTCGAGGGCGTGGGCCTGCTCCTGGCGATCGACCCGATCCTCGACATGGGCCGTACCGCGACGAACGTCGCGGGCCAGGCGCTCGTGCCGACGATCGTCGCCAAGCGTGAGGGCATCCTCGACGTCGAGCAGTACGACTCGGCCAACGCCACGGACCTCTTCACCGAGGACGTCGAGCACGCGGACGGGGCACCGCAGGAGGTGAGCGGCCGGCCCGAGGCGGCGGCCGCCCCCGTCCGGTCCTGA
- a CDS encoding DUF3145 domain-containing protein, with translation MSGANTRGVIFVHSAPRALCPHVEWAAGTVLDGRVTMEWTPQPAAPGMFRAEYSWAGPVGTGARLASALRGWNHLRYEVTEDPTPGVDGGRWSHTPELGIFHAQTDAHGNVVVPEDRVRSALEHAADPVRMRHELNLAIGQAWDDELEPFRYAGAGAPVRWLHRVG, from the coding sequence ATGAGTGGTGCCAATACCCGCGGCGTCATTTTCGTGCACTCAGCGCCCCGTGCGCTGTGCCCGCACGTCGAGTGGGCGGCCGGCACGGTCCTCGACGGCCGCGTCACGATGGAGTGGACGCCCCAGCCTGCCGCGCCGGGAATGTTCCGCGCCGAGTACTCCTGGGCCGGCCCGGTCGGGACCGGGGCGCGGCTCGCCTCCGCGCTGCGCGGGTGGAACCACCTGCGCTACGAGGTCACCGAGGACCCGACGCCCGGGGTCGACGGCGGGCGCTGGTCGCACACGCCCGAGCTCGGCATCTTCCACGCGCAGACCGACGCGCACGGCAACGTCGTCGTGCCGGAGGACCGGGTCCGTTCCGCCCTCGAGCACGCCGCCGACCCCGTGCGCATGCGCCACGAGCTCAACCTGGCGATCGGCCAGGCGTGGGACGACGAGCTCGAGCCGTTCCGCTACGCCGGTGCGGGCGCGCCGGTGCGCTGGCTCCACCGGGTCGGCTGA
- a CDS encoding beta-ketoacyl-[acyl-carrier-protein] synthase family protein, giving the protein MSPTVVVTGLGATTPLGGDVPSTWSNALAGKSGVRTLDNDWAERYEIPVDFAGQLAVSAADVLARTEIRRMDPSAQYAVIATREAWADAGAPEVDPERLGAVVSSGIGGVWTLLDAWDTVKERGARRVMPLTVPMLMPNSPAGYVSLEVGARAGAHAPVSACASGAEAIATGVNMIRSGRADVVVAGGTEAAIHPLPMAAFAKMQALSTRNDDPEGASRPYDVTRDGFVLGEGAGIVVLESAEHAAARGARVYAEICGIGMTSDAYAIAPPDPTGAGQERAMRLALQDAGVTGREVVHVNAHATSTPVGDGIEAAAIRRGLGAEADHVTISATKSMTGHLLGGAGALETILTVLAIKERTAPPTINVTEMDAGLDIDLVRDIPRALPAGDVVGVNNAFGFGGHNVALAVRNV; this is encoded by the coding sequence ATGAGCCCCACCGTCGTCGTCACCGGTCTCGGAGCCACCACGCCGCTGGGCGGGGACGTGCCCTCGACCTGGAGCAACGCCCTCGCCGGCAAGTCCGGCGTGCGCACCCTGGACAACGACTGGGCCGAGCGGTACGAGATCCCGGTCGACTTCGCCGGCCAGCTCGCCGTCTCCGCCGCGGACGTCCTGGCCCGCACCGAGATACGCCGCATGGACCCGAGCGCCCAGTACGCGGTCATCGCGACCCGTGAGGCGTGGGCCGACGCCGGCGCCCCCGAGGTCGACCCCGAGCGTCTCGGCGCGGTCGTCTCCTCCGGGATCGGCGGCGTGTGGACCCTCCTGGACGCGTGGGACACCGTCAAGGAGCGCGGCGCGCGCCGCGTCATGCCGCTCACCGTCCCCATGCTCATGCCCAACTCCCCCGCCGGGTACGTCTCCCTCGAGGTCGGCGCGCGCGCCGGGGCCCACGCCCCCGTGTCCGCCTGCGCCTCGGGCGCCGAGGCGATCGCCACCGGGGTGAACATGATCCGCTCGGGCCGCGCCGACGTCGTCGTCGCCGGTGGCACCGAGGCCGCGATCCACCCGCTGCCGATGGCCGCGTTCGCCAAGATGCAGGCGCTGTCGACGCGCAACGACGACCCCGAGGGCGCCTCACGCCCCTACGACGTCACCCGCGACGGCTTCGTCCTGGGCGAGGGCGCCGGGATCGTCGTCCTGGAGAGCGCCGAGCACGCCGCCGCCCGCGGCGCGCGCGTGTACGCCGAGATCTGCGGCATCGGCATGACGTCCGACGCCTACGCCATCGCCCCGCCCGACCCCACCGGCGCCGGGCAGGAGCGCGCGATGCGCCTGGCGCTCCAGGACGCCGGCGTCACCGGCCGCGAGGTCGTCCACGTCAACGCGCACGCGACGTCCACGCCCGTCGGCGACGGGATCGAGGCCGCCGCGATCCGCCGCGGGCTCGGCGCCGAGGCGGACCACGTGACGATCTCCGCGACGAAGTCGATGACCGGCCACCTCCTCGGTGGTGCCGGCGCGCTGGAGACGATCCTCACCGTCCTGGCCATCAAGGAGCGCACCGCTCCCCCGACGATCAACGTCACCGAGATGGACGCCGGCCTGGACATCGACCTCGTGCGCGACATCCCGCGCGCGCTGCCCGCCGGCGACGTCGTCGGGGTCAACAACGCCTTCGGGTTCGGCGGCCACAACGTCGCCCTCGCCGTCCGCAACGTCTGA
- a CDS encoding acyl carrier protein produces the protein MAHSEQEILAGLAEIVNEETGLPAESVQLEKSFTDDLDIDSLSMMTIVTLAEEKFEVRIPDEEVANLATVQDAVSFIHGAQA, from the coding sequence ATGGCACACAGCGAGCAGGAGATCCTGGCCGGACTGGCGGAGATCGTCAACGAGGAGACCGGCCTTCCGGCCGAGTCCGTCCAGCTGGAGAAGTCCTTCACCGACGACCTCGACATCGACTCCCTGTCGATGATGACCATCGTCACGCTGGCCGAGGAGAAGTTCGAGGTCCGCATCCCCGACGAGGAGGTCGCCAACCTCGCCACCGTCCAGGACGCCGTCTCCTTCATCCACGGCGCGCAGGCCTGA
- a CDS encoding beta-ketoacyl-ACP synthase III — translation MTRPTLRSPQRHAYSRILGISGVRGERVVSNDDIAGPIDSSDEWIRQRTGIIERRRATEEQTIAAMTEEAARKALEASGVEASRIGAVILATVTHLEQTPALATIIADRIGASPAAAYDISAACAGYCYGIAQADALVRAGTADHVLVIGAERMSDFIDPTDRTISFLLGDGAGAAVVGPSDTPGIGPTVWGSDGSQADTIYQTHSWLTFRDGTDTSWPTLRQKGPTVFKWASFEMAKVATAAIEAAGLRPEDIEVFLPHQANMRIIDQLAKQVGLSDSVVIARDIAETGNTSAASIPLAAERLIREGAVESGALALQIGFGAGLAYAAQVVALP, via the coding sequence ATGACCCGTCCCACCCTGCGCTCCCCGCAGCGCCACGCCTACTCCCGCATCCTCGGCATCTCCGGGGTGCGCGGTGAGCGGGTCGTGAGCAACGACGACATCGCCGGGCCCATCGACAGCTCCGACGAGTGGATCCGCCAGCGGACCGGCATCATCGAGCGGCGACGCGCCACGGAGGAGCAGACGATCGCCGCGATGACCGAGGAGGCCGCCCGCAAGGCGCTCGAGGCCTCCGGCGTCGAGGCCTCCCGGATCGGGGCGGTCATCCTCGCCACCGTCACCCACCTGGAGCAGACCCCCGCCCTGGCGACGATCATCGCCGACCGTATCGGGGCGAGCCCTGCCGCGGCGTACGACATCTCCGCCGCGTGCGCCGGGTACTGCTACGGCATCGCCCAGGCCGACGCGCTCGTCCGCGCCGGCACGGCGGACCACGTCCTCGTCATCGGCGCCGAGCGGATGTCGGACTTCATCGACCCCACCGACCGGACGATCTCCTTCCTCCTCGGCGACGGTGCCGGCGCCGCCGTCGTCGGCCCGTCCGACACCCCCGGGATCGGCCCCACCGTGTGGGGCTCGGACGGGTCGCAGGCGGACACGATCTACCAGACCCACTCCTGGCTCACCTTCCGCGACGGCACCGACACCTCGTGGCCGACGCTGCGGCAGAAGGGCCCCACCGTCTTCAAGTGGGCGAGCTTCGAGATGGCCAAGGTCGCCACCGCGGCGATCGAGGCCGCCGGGCTGCGGCCGGAGGACATCGAGGTGTTCCTCCCGCACCAGGCGAACATGCGGATCATCGACCAGCTCGCCAAGCAGGTGGGGCTCTCGGACTCCGTGGTGATCGCGCGGGACATCGCCGAGACCGGCAACACCTCCGCCGCCTCCATCCCGCTGGCCGCCGAGCGGCTCATCCGGGAGGGCGCGGTGGAGTCCGGGGCGCTGGCGCTGCAGATCGGGTTCGGCGCCGGCCTCGCCTACGCCGCCCAGGTGGTGGCCCTGCCCTGA
- a CDS encoding ACP S-malonyltransferase, with protein sequence MLAILCPGQGAQSPGMLSPWLELPELSTSLDAYSEAAGLDLRRLGTEADAEEIRDTRNAQPLIVAASLLALQALLGQDTAAVDVTAGHSVGELAAAAVAGVLTAGEAMTLVGVRGRAMAEAAAVTPTGMSAVVGGDPEEVEQVLARHGLTAANVNGGGQVVAAGTLDQLAALAAEPPARARVVPLQVAGAFHTEHMAPAVGEVAAAAASLTPVAPRATLLSNADGAAVTSGQDALDRIVAQVARPVRWDLCCEAMVDLGVTAAVELAPAGVLTGLARRTLPGVQTLALKSPDQIDAARELVREHGGAR encoded by the coding sequence GTGCTCGCGATCCTCTGCCCTGGCCAGGGCGCCCAGTCCCCCGGGATGCTCTCCCCGTGGCTCGAGCTCCCGGAGCTCTCCACGTCCCTCGACGCCTACAGCGAGGCGGCCGGTCTCGACCTGCGCCGCCTCGGCACCGAGGCGGACGCCGAGGAGATCCGCGACACCCGCAACGCCCAGCCGCTCATCGTCGCCGCCTCGCTGCTCGCCCTCCAGGCGCTGCTCGGGCAGGACACCGCCGCGGTCGACGTCACCGCCGGCCACTCCGTCGGTGAGCTCGCCGCCGCGGCCGTCGCGGGCGTGCTCACCGCCGGCGAGGCGATGACGCTCGTCGGCGTCCGGGGCCGGGCGATGGCCGAGGCCGCCGCCGTCACCCCCACCGGGATGAGCGCCGTCGTCGGCGGTGACCCCGAGGAGGTCGAGCAGGTCCTCGCCCGGCACGGGCTCACCGCCGCGAACGTCAACGGCGGCGGACAGGTCGTCGCCGCCGGCACCCTCGACCAGCTCGCGGCCCTCGCCGCCGAGCCGCCCGCGAGGGCGCGCGTCGTGCCGCTCCAGGTGGCCGGCGCGTTCCACACCGAGCACATGGCCCCCGCGGTCGGCGAGGTGGCCGCGGCCGCCGCGTCACTCACTCCGGTCGCCCCGCGCGCCACGCTCCTGTCCAACGCCGACGGCGCCGCCGTCACCTCCGGCCAGGACGCCCTGGACCGGATCGTCGCGCAGGTGGCCCGCCCCGTGCGGTGGGACCTGTGCTGCGAGGCGATGGTCGACCTCGGCGTCACCGCCGCCGTCGAGCTGGCGCCCGCCGGTGTCCTTACCGGACTGGCCCGACGTACGCTGCCCGGCGTGCAGACCCTCGCCCTGAAGTCCCCCGACCAGATCGACGCGGCCCGTGAGCTGGTGCGCGAGCACGGAGGGGCCCGATGA
- a CDS encoding PucR family transcriptional regulator: protein MSPASTPADRQDSSDVVRRLRGGTDLLTSAALKRLDGEIPWYGELAAEDRSWIGLVAQSGIAAFIAWYESSAEATYNAAEIFRAAPPELTRSISLQHTLQLVRLIVEVVEENAVQLAAPGQQRDLRDAVLRYSREVAFSAAEVYARAAEARGAWDARLEALVVDSLVRGDTDGSLRSRAAALGWSGTGRTVVLVGTTHTPLDERSTSELRRASRRAAHDALVGIQGDRLVIVLGGPDLRAAAESLMSRLRPGTVVIGPEVGDIAEAGRSARAALAGLLAAPAWPDAPELVEADELLPERFFNGDPLARRTLLNEIYRPLVTAGGPLLETLGEYLAQGRSLEGAARALYVHPNTVRYRLRRISQVVGWDATTPREAFVLQVALVVGRLSAMAGDHSGV from the coding sequence ATGTCACCCGCGAGCACTCCCGCCGACAGGCAGGACAGCTCGGACGTCGTCCGGCGCCTGCGCGGCGGCACCGACCTGCTCACCTCCGCCGCGCTCAAGCGCCTCGACGGCGAGATCCCCTGGTACGGCGAGCTCGCCGCGGAGGACCGGTCGTGGATCGGGCTCGTCGCGCAGTCCGGCATCGCCGCCTTCATCGCCTGGTACGAGAGCTCGGCCGAGGCGACGTACAACGCCGCGGAGATCTTCCGGGCGGCGCCGCCCGAGCTCACCCGCTCGATCTCGCTGCAGCACACGCTGCAGCTGGTCCGCCTCATCGTCGAGGTCGTGGAGGAGAACGCCGTCCAGCTCGCCGCACCGGGCCAGCAGCGCGACCTGCGTGACGCCGTCCTGCGCTACTCGCGGGAGGTCGCCTTCTCCGCCGCCGAGGTCTACGCCCGGGCCGCGGAGGCGCGCGGCGCCTGGGACGCGCGGCTCGAGGCGCTCGTCGTCGACTCACTCGTCCGTGGGGACACCGACGGCTCGCTGCGCTCGCGCGCCGCGGCCCTCGGCTGGTCGGGCACCGGACGCACGGTCGTCCTCGTCGGCACCACCCACACCCCCCTCGACGAGCGCAGCACCTCAGAGCTGCGCCGCGCCTCCCGCCGGGCCGCGCACGACGCGCTCGTGGGCATCCAGGGCGACCGGCTCGTCATCGTCCTCGGCGGGCCCGACCTGCGCGCGGCGGCGGAGTCCCTCATGTCCCGGCTGCGGCCGGGCACCGTGGTCATCGGCCCCGAGGTCGGGGACATCGCCGAGGCTGGTCGCTCCGCACGCGCGGCCCTCGCCGGACTGCTCGCCGCGCCGGCCTGGCCCGACGCTCCCGAGCTCGTCGAGGCCGACGAGCTGCTGCCCGAGCGGTTCTTCAACGGCGACCCGCTCGCCCGGCGCACGCTGCTCAACGAGATCTACCGCCCGCTCGTCACGGCCGGCGGCCCGCTGCTCGAGACGCTCGGGGAGTACCTCGCCCAGGGCCGGTCCCTCGAGGGTGCCGCCCGCGCCCTGTACGTCCACCCCAACACCGTGCGCTACCGGCTGCGGCGCATCTCCCAGGTCGTCGGGTGGGACGCGACGACGCCGCGGGAGGCCTTCGTGCTCCAGGTCGCGCTCGTCGTCGGTCGCCTGTCCGCCATGGCCGGGGACCACTCCGGGGTGTGA
- the adhP gene encoding alcohol dehydrogenase AdhP has protein sequence MPETMRAAVVPELGSPLEVQDLEIPQPGPFEALVKVDYSGVCHTDLHAAHGDWPVKPTPPFIPGHEGVGTVVAVGDRVDRVKVGDKVGNAWLASACGECEYCQTGWETLCPKQQNGGYSVNGSFGQYMLVDSRYCPIIPDGVDPAGAAPILCAGVTVYKGLKMTDTKPGEWVLISGIGGLGHIAVQYAVAMGRRVVAVDVEDSKLELARKHGAEVTVNARTSDDPAEEIKAATGGGVHGALVTAVNAHAFPQAVGALRRGGTVSLVGLPPDQFPLDIFTTVLFGLTVRGSIVGTRKDMSEALDFFARGLISPTYTVRPMDDINEIFAEMEEAKIDGRIVMDMNA, from the coding sequence ATGCCTGAAACCATGCGCGCCGCCGTCGTGCCCGAGCTGGGCAGCCCGCTCGAGGTCCAGGACCTCGAGATCCCGCAGCCCGGACCGTTCGAGGCGCTGGTCAAGGTCGACTACAGCGGCGTGTGCCACACCGACCTGCACGCCGCGCACGGCGACTGGCCGGTCAAGCCGACCCCGCCGTTCATCCCGGGCCACGAGGGGGTCGGCACCGTCGTCGCCGTCGGCGACCGCGTCGACCGGGTGAAGGTCGGCGACAAGGTCGGCAACGCCTGGCTCGCGTCCGCCTGCGGCGAGTGCGAGTACTGCCAGACCGGCTGGGAGACGCTGTGCCCGAAGCAGCAGAACGGCGGCTACTCCGTCAACGGCTCCTTCGGCCAGTACATGCTCGTCGACTCCCGCTACTGCCCGATCATCCCCGACGGCGTCGACCCCGCGGGCGCCGCCCCGATCCTGTGCGCCGGCGTCACGGTGTACAAGGGCCTGAAGATGACCGACACCAAGCCCGGTGAGTGGGTGCTCATCTCCGGCATCGGCGGCCTGGGCCACATCGCCGTCCAGTACGCCGTCGCCATGGGGCGCCGGGTCGTCGCGGTCGACGTCGAGGACAGCAAGCTCGAGCTCGCCCGCAAGCACGGCGCCGAGGTCACCGTCAACGCCCGCACGAGCGATGACCCGGCCGAGGAGATCAAGGCCGCCACGGGTGGCGGCGTCCACGGCGCGCTCGTCACCGCCGTCAACGCCCACGCCTTCCCGCAGGCCGTCGGCGCGCTGCGCCGCGGCGGCACCGTCTCCCTCGTGGGCCTGCCGCCGGACCAGTTCCCGCTCGACATCTTCACCACGGTGCTCTTCGGCCTCACGGTCCGTGGCTCGATCGTCGGGACCCGCAAGGACATGAGCGAGGCGCTGGACTTCTTCGCCCGCGGCCTCATCAGCCCGACCTACACGGTGCGCCCGATGGACGACATCAACGAGATCTTCGCCGAGATGGAGGAGGCCAAGATCGACGGTCGCATCGTCATGGACATGAACGCCTGA